The proteins below are encoded in one region of Bosea sp. BIWAKO-01:
- a CDS encoding MmcQ/YjbR family DNA-binding protein, whose protein sequence is MTLDDYNAFCASLAATSHVVQWGGAHVWKVGGKVFAIAGWSGGKPLAVTFKCSDMAYAILQEQPGLRPAPYLASRGMTWIQRQSDESMADDALRDYLRESHRLIALKLTKTLRQQLGLNG, encoded by the coding sequence ATGACGCTGGATGATTACAACGCGTTCTGCGCCTCCCTTGCAGCGACGAGCCACGTCGTCCAATGGGGCGGCGCCCATGTCTGGAAGGTCGGCGGCAAGGTTTTTGCCATTGCCGGCTGGAGCGGCGGCAAGCCGCTGGCCGTCACCTTCAAATGCTCGGATATGGCCTATGCCATCCTCCAGGAGCAGCCCGGCCTGCGGCCTGCCCCCTATCTCGCCTCACGGGGAATGACCTGGATCCAGCGTCAATCGGATGAGAGCATGGCCGACGATGCGCTTCGGGATTATCTCCGCGAAAGCCATCGCCTGATTGCGCTCAAGCTGACAAAGACGCTGCGCCAGCAATTGGGGTTGAACGGCTAA
- a CDS encoding iron-sulfur cluster assembly accessory protein — MFSIPGLKVVSLTDAAATRIREIMAQSALDNPDAPALGLRVGVKKGGCAGMEYTFEVAREAHKGDEIVTEKDATVIVDAKAVLFLLGTELDFRSDRFSSTFVFNNPNQVSACGCGESVEIKPRAETVLTGS; from the coding sequence ATGTTTTCAATTCCGGGCCTGAAGGTGGTGTCGCTGACCGACGCTGCTGCGACGCGTATCCGCGAGATCATGGCGCAATCGGCGCTCGACAATCCGGACGCGCCGGCGCTCGGCCTTCGTGTCGGCGTCAAGAAGGGCGGCTGCGCGGGGATGGAGTACACCTTCGAGGTCGCCCGTGAGGCGCATAAGGGCGACGAGATCGTCACCGAGAAGGATGCGACCGTGATCGTCGATGCCAAAGCTGTGCTCTTCCTGCTCGGCACCGAGCTGGATTTCAGGAGCGACCGCTTCTCCTCGACCTTCGTCTTCAACAACCCGAACCAGGTTTCGGCCTGCGGCTGCGGCGAATCGGTCGAGATCAAGCCGCGCGCCGAAACGGTGCTCACCGGCTCCTGA
- a CDS encoding helix-turn-helix transcriptional regulator — translation MNPADMFRALANERRLQILDWLKDPRAHFPPQVDGDLVEDGVCGVFIAEKLGISQPTLSEHMKVLVRAGLVTPKRIRQWTFYTRNEGRICAAKAAMLAEL, via the coding sequence ATGAACCCGGCAGACATGTTCCGCGCGCTCGCCAATGAGCGCCGTCTCCAGATCCTGGATTGGTTGAAGGATCCGCGCGCGCATTTTCCACCACAGGTCGACGGAGATCTGGTCGAGGATGGGGTTTGCGGAGTCTTCATCGCCGAGAAGCTCGGTATCAGCCAGCCGACGCTGAGCGAACACATGAAGGTTCTCGTGCGGGCCGGGCTGGTGACGCCGAAGCGGATCAGGCAATGGACCTTTTACACGCGCAATGAGGGGCGCATCTGCGCTGCCAAGGCAGCGATGCTGGCAGAGCTATAA
- a CDS encoding malate/lactate/ureidoglycolate dehydrogenase — translation MTYRLHRPESLHALVREMVIKAGWTEAQAQETAHHLVLANLSGHDSHGVGMIPLYFTSLADGNLKPDAAPVTKLDSAPFLIIDGQVALGQPTARGAVERAATMAQVGGVAIVNLLDAHHIGRIGHYAEIAAEAGLISFFWVNVAGRPPIVAPYAAKEARFGTNPHAIGIPVPDGEPIILDFATSRMAHGKARVALNKGVEVPPGYIIDGEGRPTTDPAHVFPHAIPDLPLGALLPFGDHKGAGLSLIAELLSAGLMGAARIDEKPQRSWIINSLFGVLIDPSRLEPDAALRKSRTESYLAFVRAAKPQDPANPVLAPGDKERAIRAERGRSGIPLDDETWSQIKGAAARYGIDAEQF, via the coding sequence ATGACCTATCGCCTGCACCGCCCGGAATCGCTCCATGCCCTCGTCCGCGAGATGGTCATAAAGGCCGGCTGGACGGAGGCGCAGGCGCAGGAGACGGCGCACCATCTCGTGCTCGCCAATCTGAGCGGCCATGACAGCCATGGTGTCGGCATGATCCCGCTCTATTTCACCTCGCTGGCGGACGGGAACCTGAAACCCGACGCCGCGCCCGTTACGAAACTCGACAGTGCTCCCTTCCTGATCATCGATGGCCAGGTCGCGCTCGGGCAGCCCACCGCGCGCGGGGCGGTCGAACGCGCAGCCACGATGGCGCAGGTCGGTGGCGTCGCCATCGTCAATCTGCTGGACGCGCACCATATCGGCCGCATCGGCCACTATGCCGAGATCGCTGCGGAAGCCGGTCTGATCTCGTTCTTCTGGGTGAATGTCGCGGGCCGTCCGCCGATCGTCGCGCCCTATGCCGCCAAGGAAGCCCGTTTCGGCACCAATCCGCACGCCATCGGCATTCCCGTGCCTGACGGTGAGCCGATCATCCTGGATTTCGCCACCAGCCGCATGGCGCATGGCAAGGCTCGCGTCGCGCTGAACAAGGGCGTTGAGGTGCCTCCGGGCTACATCATCGATGGCGAGGGCAGGCCAACGACCGATCCCGCCCATGTCTTCCCGCATGCCATTCCGGACCTGCCGCTCGGCGCGTTGCTGCCCTTCGGCGATCACAAGGGCGCCGGCCTCTCGCTGATTGCCGAACTGCTCTCTGCCGGGCTGATGGGCGCTGCCCGTATCGACGAAAAGCCGCAGAGGAGCTGGATCATCAATTCGCTGTTCGGCGTGCTGATCGACCCGTCGCGGCTGGAACCGGACGCCGCGCTCCGCAAGAGCCGGACCGAGAGCTATCTCGCGTTTGTTCGCGCCGCGAAGCCACAGGACCCGGCTAACCCCGTGCTGGCGCCCGGCGACAAGGAGCGCGCGATCCGCGCCGAGCGCGGCCGCTCGGGGATTCCCCTTGACGATGAGACCTGGTCGCAGATCAAGGGCGCAGCAGCGCGCTACGGCATCGACGCTGAGCAGTTCTGA
- a CDS encoding SUF system Fe-S cluster assembly protein, translating into MSESATEELKPNAPSMGASSGLPPEEIDRLTDDIVAALKTVYDPEIPADIYELGLIYRVDIADDRQVAIDMTLTAPGCPVAGEMPGWVENAVSAVPGVAAVTVNMTFDPPWDQSRMSDEARVALDMW; encoded by the coding sequence ATGAGTGAGAGCGCCACCGAAGAGCTGAAGCCGAACGCCCCCAGCATGGGCGCGAGCTCGGGCCTGCCGCCGGAGGAGATCGATCGTCTCACCGATGATATCGTTGCGGCGCTGAAGACGGTCTACGACCCGGAAATTCCGGCTGACATCTATGAGCTCGGCCTGATCTACAGGGTCGATATCGCCGATGACCGCCAGGTCGCGATCGACATGACGCTGACTGCGCCAGGATGCCCCGTTGCCGGCGAGATGCCGGGCTGGGTCGAGAATGCGGTGAGCGCCGTGCCCGGCGTCGCCGCGGTGACGGTGAACATGACCTTCGATCCGCCCTGGGACCAGTCCCGGATGTCGGACGAGGCCAGAGTAGCGCTCGACATGTGGTGA
- a CDS encoding cysteine desulfurase, with the protein MNAPVKPYDVAAIRRDFPILSREVYGKPLVYLDNAASAQKPNVVIDAMSRLMREDYANVHRGLHYLANASTEAYEAARESARRFLNAAHLEEIIFTRSSTGALNLVASSLGRHLGIQEGDEIILSLLEHHSNIVPWHYWRERHGAVIKWAPIDEDGNFLIEEFEKLISPRTKVVALTHMSNAIGTIVPIAEVAAICQAYRIPLVVDGSQSAVHLPVDVQTLGCDFYCFTGHKTYGPTGSGVLWGKREWLEKLPPYEGGGEMIVTVSEDTVTYNDPPHRFEAGTPAIVEAVGLGAALDYMMALGRENIAAHEAKLTSYAMQRLGEMNSIRIFGRAANKGAIVSFELKGAHAHDVATVIDRAGVAVRAGTHCAMPLLARYGVTSTCRASFGLYNTLEEVDHLVEALRKAENLFA; encoded by the coding sequence ATGAATGCGCCAGTGAAGCCCTATGACGTTGCGGCGATCCGCCGGGATTTCCCGATCCTGAGCCGGGAGGTCTACGGAAAGCCGCTGGTCTATCTCGACAATGCGGCTTCGGCGCAAAAGCCGAATGTCGTCATCGATGCGATGAGCCGGCTGATGCGCGAGGACTATGCCAATGTCCATCGCGGCCTGCACTACCTCGCCAACGCTTCGACTGAGGCCTATGAGGCGGCGCGCGAAAGCGCGCGCCGCTTCCTGAATGCCGCCCATCTCGAAGAGATTATCTTCACCCGGTCCTCGACCGGCGCGCTGAATCTCGTTGCCTCGTCTCTCGGTCGCCATCTCGGTATCCAGGAGGGCGACGAGATCATTCTCTCGCTCCTCGAGCACCATTCCAACATCGTGCCCTGGCACTATTGGCGCGAGCGGCATGGCGCGGTGATCAAATGGGCGCCGATCGACGAGGACGGCAATTTCCTCATCGAGGAATTCGAGAAGCTGATCTCGCCGCGCACCAAGGTCGTGGCACTGACCCACATGTCGAATGCGATCGGCACGATCGTTCCGATCGCCGAGGTTGCTGCCATCTGTCAGGCCTATCGGATTCCGCTGGTCGTGGACGGCAGCCAGAGCGCAGTGCATCTGCCGGTCGACGTGCAGACCCTCGGCTGCGATTTCTACTGCTTCACCGGCCACAAGACCTATGGACCGACTGGCTCCGGTGTCCTCTGGGGCAAGCGCGAATGGCTGGAAAAGCTGCCCCCCTATGAGGGCGGAGGCGAGATGATCGTCACCGTCAGCGAGGACACGGTCACCTATAACGACCCTCCGCATCGCTTCGAGGCGGGTACGCCGGCGATCGTCGAGGCCGTGGGGCTCGGTGCCGCGCTCGACTACATGATGGCGCTGGGGCGCGAGAATATCGCCGCCCACGAGGCCAAGCTCACCAGCTACGCGATGCAGCGGCTCGGCGAGATGAACTCAATCCGGATATTCGGCAGGGCTGCGAACAAGGGGGCGATCGTCTCCTTCGAGTTGAAGGGCGCGCATGCGCATGACGTTGCGACCGTGATCGACCGCGCAGGTGTCGCAGTCAGGGCCGGTACCCATTGCGCGATGCCCCTTCTGGCCCGATATGGAGTGACGTCGACCTGCAGGGCTTCTTTCGGCCTCTACAATACGCTGGAAGAGGTCGACCATCTGGTCGAGGCGTTGCGGAAGGCCGAGAACCTTTTCGCCTGA
- the sufC gene encoding Fe-S cluster assembly ATPase SufC, with protein sequence MLEIRNLTVKIADEDTQILNGLNLTVNDGEVAAIMGPNGSGKSTLSYVIAGKEDYEVLDGEILLNGENVLEMEADARAAAGIFLAFQYPLEIPGVATMTFLKAAMNAQRRARGEDELLTPDFIKRVNTAADGLGINREMLRRPLNVGFSGGEKKRMEILQMALLAPSMCILDETDSGLDIDALRIVAEGVNALRDKSRGFLVITHYQRLLEHIVPDTVHVMAKGRIVRTGGKELALELEKSGYASYGEAA encoded by the coding sequence ATGCTCGAAATTCGCAACCTGACCGTCAAGATCGCCGACGAGGACACCCAGATCCTGAACGGCCTGAACCTCACCGTGAATGATGGCGAAGTCGCTGCCATCATGGGGCCGAACGGCTCCGGCAAGTCGACCCTGTCTTATGTCATCGCCGGCAAGGAGGACTATGAGGTCCTCGACGGCGAGATTCTGCTGAATGGCGAGAACGTGCTGGAGATGGAGGCCGATGCCCGCGCCGCCGCCGGCATCTTCCTGGCCTTCCAATATCCGCTGGAGATCCCAGGCGTCGCCACCATGACCTTCCTGAAGGCGGCGATGAACGCGCAGCGCAGGGCTCGCGGCGAGGACGAACTGCTGACGCCGGACTTCATCAAGCGTGTCAATACGGCTGCTGATGGCCTTGGCATCAATCGTGAAATGCTCCGCCGCCCGCTCAATGTCGGCTTCTCCGGCGGTGAGAAGAAGCGCATGGAGATCCTGCAGATGGCGCTGCTCGCGCCCTCGATGTGCATCCTTGACGAGACCGATTCCGGCCTCGACATCGACGCGCTGCGCATCGTTGCCGAAGGCGTCAATGCCTTGCGCGACAAGAGCCGCGGCTTCCTGGTGATCACCCACTACCAACGCCTGCTCGAGCACATCGTGCCCGACACCGTGCATGTCATGGCCAAGGGTCGCATCGTCCGCACCGGGGGCAAGGAACTGGCCCTGGAGCTCGAGAAGAGCGGTTACGCGTCCTATGGGGAGGCCGCCTGA
- a CDS encoding GGDEF domain-containing protein encodes MSEQTQSSQYTSDLPDRVVAAMRQHGSPGYPRAFEVWYAHLSGEMPALSMAMNAIITGSEGQVGAADIDSLYDRFISTERLVRQAERTSLQVLGEIDSLMSLVDRALDSSERYHGRLSAMSDEVPPTTDRQRLREWVEALVMSTREEVVRKTQLESQLKDSSNEIRHLREALETTRAEALTDPLTGLANRRHFEEMLQKSIDQATLQREPFALVMADIDFFKTFNDAHGHLTGDQVLRLVARTMKDKFKEKAVISRFGGEEFAIILPEADIVAGKFGAETVRQALLTRELIKRSTNENLGRITISLGVSVYRRGDTAGSLVDRADQALMQAKRDGRNRTITEEALDTTSRVA; translated from the coding sequence ATGAGCGAACAGACGCAGTCCTCCCAGTACACGTCCGACCTGCCCGACCGTGTCGTTGCGGCCATGCGCCAACATGGCTCTCCCGGCTATCCCCGCGCCTTCGAGGTCTGGTACGCACATCTGAGCGGCGAGATGCCGGCACTCAGCATGGCGATGAACGCGATCATCACCGGTAGTGAGGGGCAGGTCGGCGCTGCCGATATCGACAGCCTTTATGACCGCTTCATCAGCACCGAACGGCTCGTGCGCCAGGCCGAACGCACCAGCCTGCAGGTTCTCGGGGAGATCGACAGCCTGATGTCGCTGGTCGATCGCGCGCTGGACTCGAGCGAGCGCTATCACGGACGCCTCAGCGCAATGTCGGACGAAGTCCCGCCCACGACCGACCGGCAGCGCTTGCGCGAATGGGTCGAGGCGCTGGTCATGTCGACCCGCGAAGAGGTGGTGCGCAAGACCCAGCTCGAGTCGCAATTGAAGGACAGCTCCAACGAGATCCGCCATCTTCGCGAGGCGCTGGAAACGACGCGGGCCGAGGCGCTGACCGATCCTCTGACCGGCCTCGCCAATCGCAGGCACTTCGAGGAGATGCTGCAGAAATCGATCGACCAGGCGACCCTGCAGCGCGAGCCCTTTGCGCTGGTCATGGCCGATATCGACTTCTTCAAGACCTTCAACGACGCACATGGCCATCTGACCGGCGATCAGGTGCTGCGCCTTGTCGCCCGCACCATGAAGGACAAATTCAAGGAGAAGGCGGTGATCTCGCGCTTCGGCGGCGAGGAGTTTGCAATCATCCTGCCCGAAGCCGATATCGTCGCGGGCAAGTTCGGTGCCGAGACTGTGCGTCAGGCGCTTCTCACGCGCGAGTTGATCAAGCGCTCGACCAACGAAAACCTCGGTCGGATCACCATCTCGCTGGGGGTCTCGGTCTATCGTCGGGGCGATACCGCCGGATCACTGGTCGATCGCGCCGATCAGGCCTTGATGCAAGCCAAGCGTGACGGCCGCAACCGCACCATCACGGAAGAGGCGCTGGACACGACAAGCCGCGTGGCCTGA
- the sufD gene encoding Fe-S cluster assembly protein SufD, which produces MAIVTPLKTAAEQVLAQQFANVKAELPGAGPVRKLREDAFAGFEAKGLPHRRLEAWRYTDLRMMLREAKPLAGGNAATQAVRDRLSTLKLDGLRLVLIDGAFNAELSGLDALPDGVTVHALADALVSPREDLTRILSGPGVAEGDTGLMLNTALMRDGVLVEIAEGTELAAPIAIISLASGDEEQAIFSRSVVLAGKGVKGSIVEISENAGSKAAQINTAIVFEAGDESEIQHIRLVTRQPAETVQVLSLLATVGAHAKFDSFALICNAGTVRQQHFVRYAGEHTEVGLRGVNLLGGQEHSDVTLVVDHEVPNGTSRELFKSIIGGEGTGVFQGKVIVRQHAQKTDGSMKSNALLLNDGATMFNKPELEIFADDVVCGHGATVAQIDGEQLFYLMARGLPRPQAEALVLQAFAGEAVEFVADEALRELIMGEVEGWLANREHAAGKAA; this is translated from the coding sequence ATGGCCATCGTCACCCCGCTGAAGACCGCGGCCGAGCAGGTTCTCGCCCAGCAGTTCGCCAATGTGAAGGCTGAGCTGCCGGGAGCCGGGCCGGTTCGCAAGCTGCGCGAAGATGCCTTCGCCGGCTTCGAGGCCAAGGGCCTGCCGCATCGCCGCCTCGAAGCCTGGCGCTATACGGATCTGCGCATGATGCTGCGCGAGGCGAAGCCTCTCGCCGGCGGCAATGCTGCAACCCAGGCCGTGCGCGACCGTCTTTCCACGCTGAAGCTGGACGGTCTCAGGCTCGTCCTGATCGACGGCGCCTTCAATGCCGAGCTTTCGGGCCTCGATGCGTTGCCCGACGGTGTCACGGTTCATGCCCTGGCCGACGCGCTGGTTTCGCCACGCGAGGATCTGACACGGATCCTGTCTGGGCCCGGTGTTGCCGAAGGCGATACCGGCCTGATGCTCAATACGGCGTTGATGCGTGACGGTGTCCTGGTCGAGATCGCGGAAGGCACCGAACTCGCTGCCCCGATCGCGATCATCTCGCTCGCCTCCGGCGATGAGGAACAGGCGATCTTCAGCCGTTCGGTCGTGCTTGCCGGCAAGGGCGTCAAGGGCTCGATCGTCGAGATCAGCGAGAACGCCGGGTCGAAAGCTGCGCAGATCAACACGGCGATCGTCTTCGAGGCCGGAGACGAGAGCGAGATTCAGCACATCCGGCTCGTCACGCGCCAGCCGGCCGAGACGGTGCAGGTACTGAGCCTGCTTGCGACTGTTGGCGCCCATGCCAAGTTCGACTCCTTCGCGCTGATCTGCAACGCGGGAACGGTCCGCCAGCAGCATTTCGTGCGTTATGCGGGAGAGCACACCGAAGTCGGACTACGCGGCGTCAACCTGCTCGGCGGCCAGGAGCATTCCGACGTTACGCTCGTGGTTGACCATGAAGTCCCTAACGGCACCAGCCGCGAGTTGTTCAAGTCGATCATCGGCGGCGAAGGCACCGGCGTCTTCCAGGGCAAGGTCATCGTGCGCCAGCATGCGCAGAAGACGGATGGCAGCATGAAGAGCAACGCACTGCTCCTGAACGACGGTGCGACCATGTTCAACAAGCCCGAGCTCGAGATCTTCGCCGACGATGTGGTCTGCGGTCATGGCGCCACCGTGGCGCAGATCGATGGCGAACAGCTCTTCTATCTGATGGCGCGCGGCCTGCCGCGGCCTCAGGCCGAGGCGCTGGTTCTGCAGGCCTTTGCGGGCGAAGCGGTCGAGTTCGTTGCCGACGAGGCGTTGCGCGAGCTGATCATGGGCGAAGTCGAAGGTTGGCTCGCGAACCGCGAGCACGCAGCCGGGAAGGCAGCCTGA
- a CDS encoding PhzF family phenazine biosynthesis protein, whose product MPSYPFETVDVFTDRRFGGNPLAVFTDARGMSDAQMQSLAAEMNLSETTFVLPPDDPAHTARVRIFHRTGEMPFAGHPNVGAACVLARHGRDRDGVLLFEEIAGLVEVKVERDSKGRVTGATIAAPQPLSTGITLPVAGIAACAGLNPSDVVVASHQPLQASVGVRFVLTEVKAEALSRAVPDLAAFRSLEAAHPELEKRLSLFLYARDGESIRARMFAPLAGTWEDPATGSASATLAALLLSLGGGESARFELTQGVEMGRPSLLQLTARRAEDGIRATVGGGCVPVLRGEAQL is encoded by the coding sequence ATGCCGTCCTACCCCTTTGAAACCGTCGATGTCTTCACGGACCGTCGCTTTGGCGGAAATCCACTGGCCGTCTTCACCGATGCGCGGGGCATGTCGGACGCGCAGATGCAGTCCTTGGCGGCGGAGATGAATCTCAGCGAGACGACCTTCGTGCTGCCGCCCGACGATCCGGCCCACACGGCACGTGTCCGCATCTTTCATCGCACCGGCGAGATGCCGTTTGCGGGCCATCCCAACGTCGGCGCGGCCTGCGTGCTGGCGCGGCATGGCCGCGACCGCGATGGCGTGCTGCTCTTCGAGGAAATCGCAGGCCTCGTCGAGGTGAAGGTTGAGCGAGATTCCAAGGGCAGGGTGACGGGGGCCACGATCGCAGCGCCGCAACCGCTCTCGACAGGCATCACGCTCCCGGTCGCCGGCATTGCCGCCTGTGCCGGCCTGAACCCATCGGATGTGGTGGTCGCGTCGCACCAGCCGCTCCAGGCCTCGGTCGGAGTGCGCTTCGTGCTGACTGAAGTGAAGGCGGAGGCTCTGTCACGGGCCGTTCCCGACCTCGCAGCGTTCCGGTCGCTTGAAGCGGCGCACCCGGAGCTGGAGAAGCGGCTATCGCTCTTCCTCTATGCGCGCGATGGGGAGAGCATCCGCGCCCGCATGTTTGCGCCATTGGCCGGTACATGGGAGGACCCGGCAACGGGTTCGGCGAGTGCCACGCTGGCAGCGTTGCTGCTATCGCTCGGTGGTGGGGAGAGTGCGCGCTTCGAACTCACCCAGGGCGTCGAGATGGGGCGCCCGAGTCTGCTGCAATTGACGGCGCGGCGCGCCGAGGACGGCATCCGCGCGACCGTCGGCGGCGGATGCGTACCAGTGCTGCGCGGCGAGGCGCAGCTTTAG
- a CDS encoding 4-oxalocrotonate tautomerase family protein — MPYVNLQITKGATREQKAEIVKEFTQTLVRVLGKNPDNTHIVIQEIEREDWGHAGVLVADRPSNPGKA, encoded by the coding sequence ATGCCATATGTCAATCTCCAGATCACCAAGGGTGCGACCCGGGAACAGAAGGCCGAGATCGTCAAGGAGTTCACGCAGACCCTTGTCCGCGTGCTCGGCAAGAACCCGGACAACACCCATATCGTGATCCAGGAGATCGAGCGCGAGGACTGGGGCCATGCCGGCGTGCTCGTCGCCGACAGGCCAAGCAATCCCGGAAAGGCCTGA
- a CDS encoding protein-L-isoaspartate O-methyltransferase, protein MRRAYARQMLASVGVADNPALESAFAAVARERFIGPPPWHMSRGGSYAILTSSDPTVVYQDVLIALAPERGVNNGSPSLHAHWLNALKPCPGERVVHIGAGTGYYTAILAQLVGPAGQVLAVEYDPALAERAAANLADQPSVTVVNGDGAEWPREPVDCIYVNFAAARPAEAWLDRLAPGGRLIFPLGVPGPVDERGRRGRHSFRGAGYLVESHGESFSVSWLGMASFVCAEGALAGTPAEQAALWTAFGGGDAEFVRSLRRGDEKSSARLWLQGNGWSLSYDAATKDR, encoded by the coding sequence GTGCGGCGCGCATATGCCCGGCAGATGCTCGCCAGCGTCGGTGTCGCCGACAATCCTGCGCTCGAGAGCGCTTTTGCGGCAGTTGCGCGCGAGCGCTTCATCGGGCCGCCGCCATGGCATATGTCGCGCGGCGGCAGCTATGCGATCCTGACATCGAGCGATCCGACCGTCGTCTATCAGGACGTCCTGATCGCCTTGGCGCCGGAGCGCGGCGTCAATAATGGCAGCCCAAGCCTGCATGCCCATTGGCTGAACGCGCTGAAGCCGTGCCCGGGCGAACGCGTTGTCCATATCGGCGCTGGCACCGGATATTATACGGCAATCCTGGCGCAGCTTGTCGGCCCTGCGGGACAGGTGCTGGCGGTCGAGTACGATCCGGCCCTGGCCGAGCGTGCCGCCGCCAATCTGGCGGATCAGCCCTCGGTCACGGTCGTCAACGGCGACGGCGCCGAATGGCCGCGCGAGCCGGTCGATTGCATCTACGTCAATTTCGCCGCCGCGCGCCCGGCCGAAGCATGGCTCGACCGCCTCGCGCCCGGCGGCCGGCTGATCTTCCCGCTTGGCGTACCCGGGCCGGTCGATGAAAGGGGCAGGAGAGGGCGACATTCCTTTCGCGGTGCGGGCTACCTGGTTGAATCGCACGGCGAGAGCTTCAGCGTCTCCTGGCTCGGAATGGCATCCTTTGTCTGCGCTGAAGGGGCCCTTGCCGGGACGCCGGCCGAGCAGGCGGCCCTGTGGACGGCGTTCGGCGGCGGAGATGCGGAATTCGTGCGCAGCCTGAGGCGCGGCGACGAAAAATCCTCTGCGCGGCTCTGGCTCCAGGGCAATGGCTGGAGCCTGAGTTACGACGCAGCCACGAAGGATCGATGA
- a CDS encoding DEAD/DEAH box helicase, with product MSFAELGLSDKVLTAVTSAGYSTPTPIQAQAIPHVLARRDVLGIAQTGTGKTAAFTLPMLTILENGRARARMPRTLILEPTRELAAQVEENFSRYGVNQKLSVALLIGGVSFGDQDAKITRGVDVLIATPGRLLDHVERGKLLLTGVELLVIDEADRMLDMGFIPDIERVCKLVPFTRQTLFFTATMPPEITRISEQFLHNPVRIEASRPATAATTITQRLIASNSQDYEKRDTLRKLIRDAKDLQNAIVFCNRKRDVATLHKSLLKHGFPAVALHGDMDQYARMAALESFRTGENPILVASDVAARGLDIPAVSHVFNFDVPTHAEDYVHRIGRTGRAGRLGAAFTIVTRHDDKLVAAVEKLTGQAIAWEGPGLNDLPPGEPRDERRSRRDDKRSPRGGRGRPLRTPREDAAPSEEAAVVEVADRAPQDTRRRGEDRPTKTRIRHASEQPAPAHPRPLDRRRDEDDREPKVKGLGDHVPAFLLRPVKVG from the coding sequence ATGTCTTTTGCCGAACTCGGCCTCAGCGATAAAGTTCTGACGGCGGTCACATCCGCGGGCTATTCCACGCCTACCCCCATCCAGGCTCAGGCCATTCCCCATGTGCTCGCGCGCCGCGATGTCCTCGGCATTGCGCAGACGGGCACGGGCAAGACCGCCGCCTTCACCCTGCCGATGCTCACGATTCTGGAGAATGGCCGGGCCAGGGCGCGGATGCCGCGCACTCTGATCCTTGAGCCGACCCGCGAGCTCGCCGCGCAGGTCGAGGAGAACTTCTCGCGCTATGGCGTCAACCAGAAGCTCTCGGTCGCGCTGCTGATCGGCGGCGTCTCCTTCGGCGATCAGGACGCCAAGATAACCCGCGGCGTTGACGTACTGATCGCGACGCCCGGGCGCCTGCTCGATCACGTGGAGCGCGGCAAGCTGCTGCTGACCGGCGTCGAATTGCTTGTCATCGACGAAGCGGATCGCATGCTGGACATGGGCTTCATTCCCGACATCGAGCGGGTCTGCAAGCTGGTGCCTTTCACGAGGCAAACCCTGTTCTTCACGGCAACGATGCCGCCGGAGATCACACGGATCAGCGAGCAGTTCCTGCATAACCCGGTGCGCATCGAGGCTTCGCGTCCCGCGACGGCGGCCACGACCATCACCCAGCGTCTGATCGCCTCGAATTCGCAGGACTACGAGAAGCGCGACACGCTGCGAAAGCTGATCCGCGACGCCAAGGATCTGCAGAACGCGATTGTCTTCTGCAACCGCAAGCGCGATGTAGCAACGCTCCATAAGTCACTGCTGAAGCATGGCTTTCCCGCCGTCGCGCTACATGGCGACATGGACCAGTATGCGCGCATGGCGGCACTGGAATCCTTCCGCACCGGCGAGAATCCGATCCTGGTGGCGAGCGATGTCGCCGCGCGCGGGCTTGATATCCCGGCTGTCAGCCATGTCTTCAATTTCGACGTTCCGACCCATGCCGAGGACTATGTCCACCGCATCGGCCGCACCGGCCGGGCTGGCCGGCTCGGCGCAGCCTTCACGATCGTGACACGTCACGACGACAAGCTTGTCGCCGCCGTCGAGAAGCTCACTGGCCAGGCGATTGCCTGGGAAGGCCCCGGCCTCAATGACCTGCCTCCCGGCGAACCGCGCGACGAGCGTCGCAGCCGCCGCGACGACAAGCGTTCGCCGCGTGGCGGTCGCGGGCGCCCCCTGCGCACCCCACGCGAGGACGCCGCACCGTCGGAAGAGGCAGCGGTCGTGGAAGTCGCCGATCGTGCCCCTCAGGACACCCGCCGCCGTGGCGAGGACCGGCCAACCAAGACCCGCATTCGCCATGCCAGCGAGCAACCTGCGCCGGCGCATCCGCGCCCGCTTGACCGGCGTCGGGACGAGGATGATCGCGAGCCCAAGGTCAAGGGCCTGGGCGATCACGTTCCGGCCTTCCTGCTGCGGCCCGTCAAGGTCGGCTGA